The Astyanax mexicanus isolate ESR-SI-001 chromosome 12, AstMex3_surface, whole genome shotgun sequence genome window below encodes:
- the zgc:194990 gene encoding butyrophilin subfamily 3 member A1 — protein MIKECLQFLIEPAKNLKIRLKESRRRVKIERREPLTENQLFIMELARELTWICQRSDILAHIWTGEDIWPPGLCKEFIMQTASILEMKEKAVRPSLCSDVYMERRDWREKLLCVLEGEEDDLSDLKRTIMDWTHSQRNTHPNGIWPGEAVLLILDDMELQWKKGRLRHLQSAVELLIWVAMGEHLDKELVPRLWLVQKQKSQNIEATRYIPHAVWNWICHAAVDVTFDVNTAHPTLLVSDDGKRMRCSPEPQDVSWRRQHFDGWLCALGTEGFSCGRRYWEVEVGDRDWRVGVAKESALRRGYGFLNTQSGYYTLRLERGTELKALTVPVTPLTQTTVPRRVGVYLDYEEGQLSFYDIQRRSHIYTFCERFTETLFPVFGTAEMVRDMVVRPAGLRLPCPCNGPCLFS, from the exons ATGATAAAGGAGTGTCTGCAGTTCCTGATTGAACCGGCCAAAAACCTGAAGATTCGTCTGAAG GAGTCTCGCCGGCGGGTGAAGATCGAAAGGCGGGAGCCGCTGACAGAGAACCAGCTGTTTATTATGGAGCTTGCTAGAGAACTCACCTGGATCTGCCAG AGGTCAGATATTCTGGCCCATATCTGGACTGGAGAGGATATCTGGCCTCCGGGTTTGTGTAAAGAGTTTATCATGCAGACGGCGTCTATTCTGGAGATGAAG GAGAAAGCGGTGAGGCCGTCTCTGTGTTCGGATGTGTATATGGAGAGGCGGGACTGGAGGGAGAAGCTGCTGTGTGTTCTGGAGGGAGAGGAGGATGATCTCAGCGACTTGAAGAGAACCATCATGGACTGGACTCACAGCCAGCGGAACACGCACCCG aATGGTATCTGGCCGGGCGAGGCCGTGTTGTTGATTCTGGATGATATGGAGCTGCAGTGGAAGAAGGGGCGACTGCGCCACCTGCAGTCTGCCGTGGAGCTGCTGATATGGGTGGCAATGGGAGAACACCTAGACAAG GAGCTGGTTCCGAGGCTGTGGCTCGTTCAGAAGCAGAAGAGCCAGAACATCG AAGCGACTCGTTATATTCCACATGCAG tGTGGAACTGGATTTGCCACGCTGCAG TGGATGTAACTTTTGATGTCAACACAGCACACCCCACTCTGCTGGTCTCGGATGACGGGAAGCGTATGCGCTGCAGTCCAGAACCGCAGGACGTCTCGTGGCGTCGGCAGCACTTCGACGGCTGGCTCTGCGCTCTGGGCACGGAGGGTTTCTCCTGCGGGAGGCGATACTGGGAGGTGGAGGTGGGGGACAGGGACTGGAGGGTGGGCGTGGCCAAAGAATCGGCCCTCAGGAGAGGATACGGCTTCCTGAACACGCAGAGCGGCTACTACACCCTGCGGCTGGAGCGAGGGACGGAACTGAAGGCCCTGACAGTACCAGTCACCCCGCTGACCCAGACGACGGTTCCCAGGCGGGTCGGCGTGTACCTGGACTACGAGGAAGGTCAGCTGTCCTTCTATGACATCCAGAGGAGAAGTCACATCTACACTTTCTGCGAGAGGTTCACTGAAACGCTCTTCCCTGTCTTCGGCACGGCGGAGATGGTCAGGGACATGGTGGTCAGACCTGCCGGGCTCCGGTTGCCCTGTCCCTGTAACGGACCCTGCCTGTTCAGCTGA